The Nothobranchius furzeri strain GRZ-AD chromosome 6, NfurGRZ-RIMD1, whole genome shotgun sequence genome includes a region encoding these proteins:
- the LOC139070347 gene encoding P2X purinoceptor 7-like isoform X2 translates to MATESDTSSEQSFEVEDFSPPSSPEDREEGFLGEASGPEPYLFEPLARELSEAPGAEPTGVSRHRMGPVSEWCTCGHCTSLSARENVCCRETPKVMLRCQQAVYGTFLQLYGEMQETTLNSCYRHLAYRNVVRWCWGYLGQHVRVVIQSCAVSRIRQEFPEDGAYKGFLPPLN, encoded by the exons ATGGCGACGGAGAGCGACACTAGCTCAGAGCAGTCATTCGAGGTGGAGGACTTTTCCCCACCTTCATCCCCAGAGGATAGGGAGGAGGGCTTTTTGGGGGAAGCAAGCGGTCCTGAACCGTATCTTTTTGAGCCACTAGCTCGTGAGTTGTCAGAGGCCCCTGGAGCCGAGCCAACAGGTGTATCAAGGCATCGAATGGGTCCAGTCTCTGAGTG GTGCACCTGCGGCCATTGCACATCATTGTCAGCCAGAGAAAATGTGTGCTGCAGAGAAACACCCAAG GTAATGCTCAGGTGTCAGCAG GCAGTTTATGGCACCTTTCTGCAACTCTATGGGGAGATGCAGGAGACTACGCTCAACAG CTGTTACAGACATCTGGCGTACCGgaatgtggtcaggtggtgttggggTTACCTGGGACAGCACGTTCGTGTTGTGATCCAGTCATGCGCTGTCTCCAGAATAAGGCAGGAGTTCCCAGAAGACGGTGCATACAAAGGATTCCTCCCTCCTCTGAACTAA
- the LOC139070347 gene encoding P2X purinoceptor 7-like isoform X1 yields MATESDTSSEQSFEVEDFSPPSSPEDREEGFLGEASGPEPYLFEPLARELSEAPGAEPTGVSRHRMGPVSEWCTCGHCTSLSARENVCCRETPKVMLRCQQVGVTSCITKHPGFEAVVLNPYVLQAVYGTFLQLYGEMQETTLNSCYRHLAYRNVVRWCWGYLGQHVRVVIQSCAVSRIRQEFPEDGAYKGFLPPLN; encoded by the exons ATGGCGACGGAGAGCGACACTAGCTCAGAGCAGTCATTCGAGGTGGAGGACTTTTCCCCACCTTCATCCCCAGAGGATAGGGAGGAGGGCTTTTTGGGGGAAGCAAGCGGTCCTGAACCGTATCTTTTTGAGCCACTAGCTCGTGAGTTGTCAGAGGCCCCTGGAGCCGAGCCAACAGGTGTATCAAGGCATCGAATGGGTCCAGTCTCTGAGTG GTGCACCTGCGGCCATTGCACATCATTGTCAGCCAGAGAAAATGTGTGCTGCAGAGAAACACCCAAG GTAATGCTCAGGTGTCAGCAGGTGGGTGTAACCTCCTGCATAACTAAGCATCCTGGTTTTGAGGCTGTTGTTCTGAATCCCTACGTGTTGCAGGCAGTTTATGGCACCTTTCTGCAACTCTATGGGGAGATGCAGGAGACTACGCTCAACAG CTGTTACAGACATCTGGCGTACCGgaatgtggtcaggtggtgttggggTTACCTGGGACAGCACGTTCGTGTTGTGATCCAGTCATGCGCTGTCTCCAGAATAAGGCAGGAGTTCCCAGAAGACGGTGCATACAAAGGATTCCTCCCTCCTCTGAACTAA
- the LOC139070347 gene encoding P2X purinoceptor 7-like isoform X3, which yields MATESDTSSEQSFEVEDFSPPSSPEDREEGFLGEASGPEPYLFEPLARELSEAPGAEPTGVSRHRMGPVSEWCTCGHCTSLSARENVCCRETPKAVYGTFLQLYGEMQETTLNSCYRHLAYRNVVRWCWGYLGQHVRVVIQSCAVSRIRQEFPEDGAYKGFLPPLN from the exons ATGGCGACGGAGAGCGACACTAGCTCAGAGCAGTCATTCGAGGTGGAGGACTTTTCCCCACCTTCATCCCCAGAGGATAGGGAGGAGGGCTTTTTGGGGGAAGCAAGCGGTCCTGAACCGTATCTTTTTGAGCCACTAGCTCGTGAGTTGTCAGAGGCCCCTGGAGCCGAGCCAACAGGTGTATCAAGGCATCGAATGGGTCCAGTCTCTGAGTG GTGCACCTGCGGCCATTGCACATCATTGTCAGCCAGAGAAAATGTGTGCTGCAGAGAAACACCCAAG GCAGTTTATGGCACCTTTCTGCAACTCTATGGGGAGATGCAGGAGACTACGCTCAACAG CTGTTACAGACATCTGGCGTACCGgaatgtggtcaggtggtgttggggTTACCTGGGACAGCACGTTCGTGTTGTGATCCAGTCATGCGCTGTCTCCAGAATAAGGCAGGAGTTCCCAGAAGACGGTGCATACAAAGGATTCCTCCCTCCTCTGAACTAA